In one Kitasatospora cineracea genomic region, the following are encoded:
- a CDS encoding APC family permease, whose translation MVQLHNRPGVDEAPGAQAPGGVRSKGLDSNSVGLLGNAVIGVSTVAPVYCLTTTLGTTVAAVGLQMPALFLAGFLPMMLVAFAYRELNKAIPDSGTSFTWTVKAFGPKVGWMCGWGLVIATIIVLSNLAGVATEYLYLLLGEITRSESVAALNGNRLVHVATCLALIAVATMISYRGMTATKGVQYALVGLQLAVLGLFGVMAVAKAAGHGAAGSLHFSWSWLDPFRASSFSSFVTGLSLSLFMYWGWDACLSANEETGGSEKTPGRAAMLAMAVLVGSYLFTAVAVQMYAGIGSTGTGLGNPETSSNVLAVLAGPVMGTGLGVLLFVAVLASASASLQTTFIPVSRTVLAMSVYEALPASFTTVNERYRTPGRAIVTAGVGTGAFYTVMTLVSSHVLADTIAALTLMICFYYSLTAFACAWYFRRDLRDSVRDALLKCVFPLIGGLTLAAIFAKSLVDMADPAYGSGSSVFGVGSVFVVGAGLLALGLVVMAVMMRRSPAFFRGEVLTRDTPALVVPD comes from the coding sequence ATGGTTCAGCTCCACAACCGCCCGGGCGTCGACGAAGCCCCCGGTGCCCAAGCCCCGGGCGGCGTCCGCTCCAAGGGCCTCGACAGCAACTCGGTGGGCCTGCTCGGCAACGCGGTGATCGGCGTGTCCACCGTCGCCCCGGTGTACTGCCTGACCACCACCCTGGGCACCACGGTGGCCGCCGTCGGCCTGCAGATGCCGGCCCTGTTCCTGGCCGGCTTCCTGCCGATGATGCTGGTGGCCTTCGCCTACCGGGAGCTGAACAAGGCGATCCCGGACAGCGGCACCTCGTTCACCTGGACGGTCAAGGCGTTCGGCCCCAAGGTCGGCTGGATGTGCGGCTGGGGCCTGGTGATCGCCACCATCATCGTGCTGTCCAACCTGGCGGGCGTCGCCACCGAGTACCTGTACCTGCTGCTCGGCGAGATCACCCGCAGCGAATCGGTCGCGGCGCTGAACGGCAACCGGCTGGTCCACGTGGCCACCTGCCTGGCGCTGATCGCCGTCGCCACCATGATCAGCTACCGCGGCATGACCGCCACCAAGGGCGTCCAGTACGCGCTGGTCGGGCTGCAGTTGGCGGTCCTCGGCCTGTTCGGCGTGATGGCGGTCGCCAAGGCCGCCGGCCACGGCGCGGCCGGTTCGCTGCACTTCTCCTGGAGCTGGCTCGACCCGTTCCGGGCCAGCTCCTTCAGCTCCTTCGTGACGGGCCTGTCGCTGTCGCTGTTCATGTACTGGGGCTGGGACGCCTGCCTGAGCGCGAACGAGGAGACCGGCGGCAGCGAGAAGACCCCCGGCCGGGCCGCGATGCTGGCGATGGCGGTGCTGGTCGGCTCCTACCTGTTCACCGCCGTCGCGGTGCAGATGTACGCGGGCATCGGCAGCACCGGCACCGGCCTGGGCAACCCGGAGACCTCCTCCAACGTGCTGGCCGTGCTGGCCGGCCCGGTGATGGGCACCGGCCTGGGCGTGCTGCTGTTCGTCGCGGTGCTGGCCTCCGCCTCCGCCAGCCTGCAGACCACCTTCATCCCGGTCAGCCGCACCGTGCTGGCGATGAGCGTGTACGAGGCGCTGCCCGCCTCCTTCACCACCGTCAACGAGCGCTACCGGACCCCCGGCCGGGCGATCGTCACCGCGGGCGTCGGCACCGGCGCGTTCTACACTGTGATGACCCTGGTCAGCTCGCACGTGCTGGCCGACACCATCGCCGCGCTGACGCTGATGATCTGCTTCTACTACTCGCTGACCGCGTTCGCCTGCGCCTGGTACTTCCGCCGCGACCTGCGCGACTCCGTCCGCGACGCGCTGCTCAAGTGCGTCTTCCCGCTGATCGGCGGGCTCACCCTGGCCGCGATCTTCGCCAAGTCGCTGGTCGACATGGCCGACCCCGCCTACGGCAGCGGCAGTTCGGTGTTCGGCGTCGGCTCGGTGTTCGTGGTCGGGGCCGGGCTGCTGGCGCTGGGCCTGGTGGTGATGGCCGTGATGATGCGCCGCAGCCCGGCGTTCTTCCGCGGCGAGGTGCTCACCCGGGACACCCCCGCCCTGGTCGTCCCCGACTGA
- a CDS encoding NAD(P)-dependent oxidoreductase — protein sequence MSTITLYGATGTIGSRVLDEALRRGHTVTAVVRDPAKLPVEHPALTVVTGDVLDPASVADSAKGADVVVSAVGGGDGPGHQALIKPSFESLVAGLRTFGADAPRLVTVGGAGSLRTPDGKQVWDTPGLPEFLLQIMHAHGDALDFLRTVTDLRWTNLSPAGTIAPGERTGAYRTGLEDLLIGADGESRISTEDYAVALLDEVEEPKHLGERFTVAY from the coding sequence ATGAGCACCATCACCCTGTACGGCGCCACCGGCACCATCGGCTCCCGCGTGCTGGACGAGGCACTGCGCCGCGGCCACACCGTGACCGCCGTGGTCCGCGACCCCGCGAAGCTCCCGGTCGAGCACCCGGCGCTGACCGTCGTGACCGGCGACGTGCTGGACCCGGCCTCGGTGGCCGACAGCGCCAAGGGCGCCGACGTGGTGGTCAGCGCGGTCGGCGGCGGCGACGGGCCGGGCCACCAGGCGCTGATCAAGCCGTCCTTCGAGTCGCTGGTGGCGGGGCTGCGCACGTTCGGCGCCGACGCGCCGCGGCTGGTCACGGTGGGCGGCGCGGGCTCGCTGCGCACCCCCGACGGCAAGCAGGTCTGGGACACCCCCGGCCTGCCGGAGTTCCTGCTGCAGATCATGCACGCGCACGGCGACGCGCTGGACTTCCTGCGCACCGTCACCGACCTGCGCTGGACCAACCTCTCCCCGGCCGGCACCATCGCCCCCGGCGAGCGCACCGGCGCCTACCGCACGGGCCTGGAGGACCTGCTGATCGGCGCGGACGGCGAGAGCCGGATCTCCACCGAGGACTACGCGGTGGCGCTGCTGGACGAGGTCGAGGAGCCGAAGCACCTCGGCGAGCGCTTCACCGTCGCGTACTGA
- the gcl gene encoding glyoxylate carboligase, which yields MPRMTAARAAVEILKLEGVEVAFGVPGAAINPFYAALKASGGIRHTLARHVEGASHMAEGYTRAKAGNIGVCIGTSGPAGTDMITGLYSATADSIPILCITGQAPVARLHKEDFQAVDIASIAKPVTKAATTVLEAAQVPGVFQQAFHLMRSGRPGPVLIDLPIDVQLTEIEFDPEAYQPLPVHKPAANRIQVEKAIALLQESERPLIVAGGGVINADAAELLLEFAELTGVPVVPTLMGWGIVPDDHELNAGMVGLQTSHRYGNENFLASDFVLGIGNRWANRHTGGLDVYTAGRKFVHIDVEPTQIGKIFAPDLGIASDAKAALVLLIEVARELAAAGRLKDRREWAAGTQARRAELQRKTHFDDVPLKPQRVYEEMNRAFGPETRYVTTIGLSQIAGAQLLHVYKPRHWINCGQAGPLGWTIPAALGVAAADPEGQVVALSGDYDFQFMIEELAVGAQHRIPYVHVLVNNAYLGLIRQAQRNFDIDFQVKLEFENINAPELGVYGVDHVRVVEGLGCKAIRVTRPEELLPAFEEAKKLAAEFRVPVVVEAILERVTNISMAAADIDKVMEWEELATGPGDAPTAIRALNA from the coding sequence ATGCCCCGCATGACAGCCGCCCGCGCGGCCGTGGAGATCCTCAAGCTCGAAGGCGTCGAGGTGGCGTTCGGCGTGCCCGGCGCCGCGATCAACCCCTTCTACGCCGCGCTCAAGGCCTCCGGAGGCATCCGGCACACCCTGGCCCGGCACGTCGAGGGCGCCTCCCACATGGCCGAGGGCTACACCCGGGCGAAGGCGGGCAACATCGGTGTCTGCATCGGGACTTCGGGCCCGGCCGGCACCGACATGATCACCGGCCTGTACTCGGCCACCGCCGACTCGATCCCGATCCTGTGCATCACCGGCCAGGCCCCGGTCGCCCGGCTGCACAAGGAGGACTTCCAGGCCGTCGACATCGCCTCGATCGCCAAGCCGGTCACCAAGGCCGCCACCACCGTGCTGGAGGCCGCGCAGGTCCCCGGCGTGTTCCAGCAGGCGTTCCACCTGATGCGCTCCGGCCGGCCCGGCCCGGTGCTGATCGACCTGCCGATCGATGTCCAGCTGACCGAGATCGAGTTCGACCCCGAGGCGTACCAGCCGCTCCCGGTGCACAAGCCCGCCGCCAACCGGATCCAGGTCGAGAAGGCGATCGCCCTGCTCCAGGAGTCCGAGCGGCCGCTGATCGTGGCCGGCGGCGGCGTCATCAACGCCGACGCCGCCGAACTGCTGCTGGAGTTCGCCGAGTTGACCGGCGTCCCGGTCGTCCCGACGCTGATGGGCTGGGGCATCGTCCCGGACGACCACGAGCTGAACGCGGGCATGGTCGGCCTGCAGACCTCGCACCGCTACGGCAACGAGAACTTCCTCGCCTCCGACTTCGTGCTCGGCATCGGCAACCGCTGGGCCAACCGCCACACCGGCGGCCTGGACGTCTACACCGCGGGCCGGAAGTTCGTCCACATCGACGTCGAGCCCACCCAGATCGGCAAGATCTTCGCCCCGGACCTGGGCATCGCCTCGGACGCGAAGGCCGCGCTGGTGCTGCTGATCGAGGTGGCCCGCGAACTGGCCGCCGCCGGGCGGCTGAAGGACCGCCGGGAGTGGGCCGCCGGTACCCAGGCGCGCCGGGCCGAACTGCAGCGCAAGACCCACTTCGACGACGTGCCGCTCAAGCCGCAGCGGGTCTACGAGGAGATGAACCGCGCCTTCGGCCCGGAGACCCGGTACGTCACCACCATCGGCCTCTCGCAGATCGCCGGCGCGCAGCTGCTGCACGTCTACAAGCCCCGGCACTGGATCAACTGCGGCCAGGCCGGCCCGCTCGGCTGGACCATCCCGGCCGCGCTCGGCGTCGCCGCCGCCGACCCGGAGGGGCAGGTGGTCGCGCTCTCCGGCGACTACGACTTCCAGTTCATGATCGAGGAGCTGGCGGTCGGCGCCCAGCACCGGATCCCGTACGTGCACGTGCTGGTCAACAACGCCTACCTGGGGCTGATCCGGCAGGCGCAGCGCAACTTCGACATCGACTTCCAGGTCAAGCTGGAGTTCGAGAACATCAACGCCCCCGAGCTGGGCGTCTACGGCGTGGACCACGTCCGGGTGGTCGAGGGCCTGGGCTGCAAGGCGATCCGGGTCACCCGGCCCGAGGAGCTGCTGCCCGCGTTCGAGGAGGCGAAGAAGCTGGCGGCGGAGTTCCGCGTCCCGGTGGTGGTCGAGGCGATCCTGGAGCGGGTCACCAACATCTCGATGGCCGCCGCGGACATCGACAAGGTGATGGAGTGGGAGGAGCTGGCCACCGGCCCGGGCGACGCCCCGACCGCGATCCGCGCCCTCAACGCCTAG
- a CDS encoding TetR family transcriptional regulator, with product MLDAALGLLAEQNLSGLGVREVTRAAGLSPAGFYRHFADLAELGVVLVEESLANLHGMIRAVFAGSGEAERLIDRSVEVIAAHVAEHPAYIRFLARERHGGVKPVRDAVAAELDRFAEELAALLAVQPDTADWSARDRRMLAELYVDRMVSTALALVEADAAERAAIARTVRTQLRLINLGSRHWTAD from the coding sequence CTGCTGGACGCCGCCCTCGGGCTGCTGGCCGAGCAGAACCTGAGCGGCCTGGGGGTGCGCGAGGTGACCCGGGCCGCGGGCCTCTCGCCGGCCGGGTTCTACCGGCACTTCGCGGACCTCGCGGAGCTCGGCGTGGTGCTGGTGGAGGAGTCGCTGGCCAACCTGCACGGGATGATCCGGGCGGTGTTCGCGGGCAGCGGCGAGGCCGAGCGGCTGATCGACCGCTCGGTCGAGGTGATCGCCGCGCACGTGGCCGAGCACCCCGCGTACATCCGCTTCCTGGCCCGCGAGCGGCACGGCGGGGTGAAGCCGGTCCGGGATGCCGTGGCGGCCGAACTCGACCGCTTCGCCGAGGAGTTGGCGGCCCTGCTGGCCGTCCAGCCGGACACCGCCGACTGGTCGGCGCGGGACCGGCGGATGCTGGCCGAGCTGTACGTGGACCGGATGGTGTCCACCGCGCTGGCGCTGGTCGAGGCGGACGCGGCGGAGCGGGCGGCGATCGCCCGGACGGTGCGGACCCAGTTGCGGCTGATCAACCTGGGCAGCCGCCACTGGACGGCCGACTGA